In Segatella copri, the DNA window CAGTGTTCGCCAGATATTGACATCTACGAACAGTCCCTCCCAAGGGTGGTTGAGATGATAGGTCTTCTTCTGTTCTCCATTATCCAGTGTTACCGAAAAGGAACCGCTGGCTGCTATGATGAATTCCTGGCATTCCTTGTGAGCATGGCCACCGCGACTTTCTCCGCCCGGAACATCATAGGTCCAGTAGGTACGGGCAATGGCAAAGGGAATATGCGTCTCTCCCTCTGCCACTGTCAGGTTGCCTCTTGGGTCGAATATCTTGGGTAATGTGATAATTCTTCCTAATTCTTTCATGTCTATTTCTTCATGTATGGGTCGGTTCCCAATACAGTCTTTGCCAGACGCTTTGCCTTGTCGCGAAGCTGGTTGAGGTCATCGCCCTTCTCGCCGTAGCAGAGTACGACGCCCATGCGGCGGCCTACGTGAGCCTCTGGCTTGCCGAAGATACGGATGCGGGTATGGTCTTCCTTCAGCGCATCGAGCATATTGTAGTTTAATGGCTCGGTGCTTTCCTCTGGCGAGAGGATGACGGCAGAACAGCCGATGTGCTCCAGATGGATTCCGGCGATAGGCAAGCCCATCACGGCACGGAAGTGGAGCTCAAACTCGCTCAGGTTGGTGGTGTGACCGAGGGTTACCATACCTGTATCGTGTGGACGAGGACTCAATTCTGAGAAGATAACCTCGCCCTGCTTGCTCAGGAAGAACTCTACGCCCCAGAGACCGGCACCTGTCAATGCCTTGGTTACTTCGCCGGCAATGTGCTCAGCCTTCTTCAAAGCCTCCTCTGGAATCTGGAATGGCTGCCAGCTCTCGCGGTAGTCGCCGCCCTTCTGTACGTGGCCGATAGGTGGACAGAAGAGGGTAGGACCGTCTTTCTGGGTGACGGTGAGCAGGGTGAACTCAGAATCGAAGTCGATAAATTCCTCGATAATCACTTCCTTCACGTCGCCACGACCTTCTTCCATTGCTTCCTTGTAAGCCTCCTTCAGTTCATCATCGTTGTGAACATAGCTCTGACCATGTCCGCTTGAACTCATCAGAGGTTTCACTACGCATGGGAAACCGATTTCATCGGCAGCGTTCTTAAACTCCTCGAAGGTCTTGGCATAGAAATACTTGGCGGTGCGCAGACCCAGTTCCTTGGCGGCAAGATCGCGGATGGCACGGCGGTTCATGGTGTAGTTTACGGCACGTGCAGAAGGCACAATCTGGATGCCCTCCTTCTCGAAGTCGAAGAGTCGCTCGGTGCGGATAGCTTCAATCTCAGGCACGATGATGTCTGGGTGATGTTTCTCTACCACTGCGGTCAATGCGTCGCCATCGAGCATCGAGAACACTTCTCGCTCGTCGGCTACCTGCATGGCTGGTGCATTGTCATACTTGTCGCAAGCGATGACGTACTGTCCTGCTCGCTTTGCGGCGATGGTAAATTCTTTGCCCAGTTCGCCTGAGCCCAAAAGCATAATCTTCTTCATTTATATGATGTTTAATATTTTATGTCCCTAAAATTAATCCCTACTAATTAATCACTAAGTCCGAACTTCTTTCTGATAAATTCTGCGATAAACTTCTCTGTTTCTTCGATTCCCAGATGGCTGCTGTTGATGCAGAGGTCGTAGCTCTCGCTGTGTCCCCACTTCTTGCCTGTATAGTAATCGTAGTAAGAGGCGCGCTGTTCCTCGTGGCTTTCGATGAACTTGCGGGCGCTGGCTCTGTCGATGTTCTTTCGCTTGCATACTGCCTTGATGCGGTCGTCGATGTTGGCGGTGATGAAGATGTTGATCACGTTCTTGTAATCACGCAGCACATAGTCGGCGGTTCTGCCCACAAACACGCAGTTGCCCTCATCGGCAGCCTTTCTGATGGCATCGCTCTGGAACTTGTACAGACCTTCCTGCGAGAAGTCGTTGTGATAGAAATTATTATCGCTCAGGAAGGGCAGATGGGTATGGAAGAGAGACTTGAAGAATCCCTTCTGCTCATCGTTCTGCTCGAAGAATTTCTCAGAGAATCCACTCTCCTTGGCGGCAAGGTTCAGCAGCTCACGGTCGTAACATTTGCAACCGAAATCCTCCGCCAGCTTCTCGGCGATGATATGGCCGCCGCTACCTATCTGGCGACCCACGTTTATGATAATCTTTTCCATTTACTTTGAACTTTGAGATTTGAACATTGAACTTTATGAATAGTAAAACCGTTAATCATTAATCACTAATCACTAACTTTCATGTTTTCTTTATGTTGTCTTTTCAACTTGTTCATGTACCATGACATTACGATGGCAGCAATGACTGCTGCCGAGAAGTCGGAGATAGGCATACTGTACCATACTCCATCAATGTCCCATATCATCGGCAGGAAAGCCAGGAGCGGCAGAAGGATGAGCAACTGTCTCGACAAGGAGAGGAAGATACTGATCTTCACCTTTCCGATGCACTGGAAAAAGTTGGTAATGACCATCTGGAATCCGATGACCGGGAAGCAGAACATCACCACTCTGATCGCCTTAATACCCAAGTCTATCAGTTGCTTATCGGTTGTAAACAGTCGTGCGCAGTAGTAAGGCAGGAACATCGCTATCAGCCAGCCCGTTACCATGATGGCGGTGGCGGCAATGATGCTCAGATTCAGTACGCGCATCAGACGGTCCAGTTTCTGGGCTCCGTAATTGTAGCCGGCGATAGGCTGCATTCCCTGGTTTACGCCGAATACGAACATGATGAACACCATCGCAATACCGTTGGCTATTCCGTAGGCACCCACGGAGAGGTCGCCTCCGAAACGCACCAGCTGGTTGTTGATGAAGATGACGATGATGCAGGCGCACACGTTCATCAGAAAAGGCGAAATGCCGATGGCAAGGATATTATCCACGAGTTTCTTCTTCAGTCTGTAGATGCCTTTCTTGAAGTGGAGCAGCTCGCTCTTGTTGCTGAAGAGCTTAAACTGCCACATCAGCGCCATCAGCTGCGATAGGATGGTGGCGATGGCGGCACCCTGTATTCCCCATTTGAAAACGAGGATGAAGAGGGCATCCAGTATCACGTTCATCACCACCGTGAAGATGGTGGCGTACATCGCCTGTTTGGGTTTGCTCGCGGCTCGGAGCAGGGCATTCATACCGAAATACATGTGGCTCACCACATTGCCCAACAGGATGATGACCATATA includes these proteins:
- a CDS encoding MATE family efflux transporter; this encodes MENKQATLELGTKPVGKLLVQYALPAMIAMTAASLYNIVDRVFIGQGVGAMAISGLAITFPFMNLTAAFGAGVGVGASTAISVKLGQKDYATAQNILGNTISLNLIIGIGLSIICLLFLDPILRFFGASDQTLIYAHEYMVIILLGNVVSHMYFGMNALLRAASKPKQAMYATIFTVVMNVILDALFILVFKWGIQGAAIATILSQLMALMWQFKLFSNKSELLHFKKGIYRLKKKLVDNILAIGISPFLMNVCACIIVIFINNQLVRFGGDLSVGAYGIANGIAMVFIMFVFGVNQGMQPIAGYNYGAQKLDRLMRVLNLSIIAATAIMVTGWLIAMFLPYYCARLFTTDKQLIDLGIKAIRVVMFCFPVIGFQMVITNFFQCIGKVKISIFLSLSRQLLILLPLLAFLPMIWDIDGVWYSMPISDFSAAVIAAIVMSWYMNKLKRQHKENMKVSD
- the purT gene encoding formate-dependent phosphoribosylglycinamide formyltransferase; the protein is MKKIMLLGSGELGKEFTIAAKRAGQYVIACDKYDNAPAMQVADEREVFSMLDGDALTAVVEKHHPDIIVPEIEAIRTERLFDFEKEGIQIVPSARAVNYTMNRRAIRDLAAKELGLRTAKYFYAKTFEEFKNAADEIGFPCVVKPLMSSSGHGQSYVHNDDELKEAYKEAMEEGRGDVKEVIIEEFIDFDSEFTLLTVTQKDGPTLFCPPIGHVQKGGDYRESWQPFQIPEEALKKAEHIAGEVTKALTGAGLWGVEFFLSKQGEVIFSELSPRPHDTGMVTLGHTTNLSEFELHFRAVMGLPIAGIHLEHIGCSAVILSPEESTEPLNYNMLDALKEDHTRIRIFGKPEAHVGRRMGVVLCYGEKGDDLNQLRDKAKRLAKTVLGTDPYMKK
- a CDS encoding AAA family ATPase; its protein translation is MEKIIINVGRQIGSGGHIIAEKLAEDFGCKCYDRELLNLAAKESGFSEKFFEQNDEQKGFFKSLFHTHLPFLSDNNFYHNDFSQEGLYKFQSDAIRKAADEGNCVFVGRTADYVLRDYKNVINIFITANIDDRIKAVCKRKNIDRASARKFIESHEEQRASYYDYYTGKKWGHSESYDLCINSSHLGIEETEKFIAEFIRKKFGLSD
- a CDS encoding sugar 3,4-ketoisomerase; this translates as MKELGRIITLPKIFDPRGNLTVAEGETHIPFAIARTYWTYDVPGGESRGGHAHKECQEFIIAASGSFSVTLDNGEQKKTYHLNHPWEGLFVDVNIWRTLDDFSSGSLCLVLASQKFKEEDYIREYDEYLRYARHHV